In the genome of Shewanella glacialimarina, one region contains:
- a CDS encoding phosphatidylglycerophosphatase A family protein: MKLFSQDPAVKRLRLSNPIHFLALGFGSGLAAKAPGTFGTIAAIPLYLLMSHLSLPVYLALTLLIVLVGFYICDKAASDMQVHDHGAIVWDEVAGLLITLIAAPAGWIWLLVGFGFFRFFDILKPWPIRWLDAKVHGGFGIMIDDVLAGVFAFMCLQACAYFFG, translated from the coding sequence ATGAAGTTATTCTCTCAAGACCCGGCGGTGAAACGTTTACGTCTATCTAATCCTATTCACTTCCTTGCACTGGGTTTTGGCAGCGGCTTAGCGGCTAAAGCCCCTGGCACCTTCGGCACTATTGCAGCCATACCTTTATATCTATTAATGAGTCACTTAAGTCTGCCAGTATATTTAGCGTTGACGCTATTAATCGTGCTGGTGGGTTTTTATATTTGCGATAAGGCAGCAAGTGATATGCAAGTGCATGATCATGGAGCTATTGTGTGGGATGAAGTGGCAGGTTTACTTATCACGTTAATTGCAGCTCCAGCAGGATGGATATGGTTATTAGTCGGTTTTGGTTTTTTCCGGTTCTTTGACATCCTCAAACCCTGGCCAATCAGGTGGTTAGATGCCAAAGTACATGGTGGCTTTGGCATTATGATTGATGATGTTTTAGCAGGTGTTTTTGCATTTATGTGTTTGCAGGCATGTGCTTATTTTTTCGGATAA